One Coregonus clupeaformis isolate EN_2021a unplaced genomic scaffold, ASM2061545v1 scaf0778, whole genome shotgun sequence genomic region harbors:
- the LOC123485644 gene encoding uncharacterized protein LOC123485644 has product MATVVTEDCPDLHIRSIIELLEHEDLTPEQKDTVSDLSMSWDLPAVTKTNRRWLHNKLLLHAVVGRTMRQIKQLRKGLKDVMVWPLLTSRPDVVPLLFPKMAEMQFTPQMLLEKIIWPVEDSDHEDFDLDTTCRITGFLRMFIETASSGTLAQLLTFWVGWEMLPPELRVEISGGTLPTSSTCFETLKLPAHFKLYMDFEKALVAAIKSTGFGLV; this is encoded by the exons ATGGCTACTGTTGTTACAGAAGACTGTCCTGATCTGCACATCAGGAGCATCATAGAACTG CTTGAACATGAAGATCTTACACCGGAACAGAAGGACACAGTTTCAGATCTTTCCATGTCTTGGGATCTTCCGGCAGTCACCAAAACAAATCGGAGATGGCTACATAACAAACTTCTACTCCATGCA GTCGTTGGGAGGACCATGCGCCAAATTAAACAGTTGAGAAAGGGACTGAAAGATGTGATGGTATGGCCCCTGCTGACATCTAGGCCGGATGTTGTACCACTTCTTTTCCCCAAAATGGCTGAAATGCAGTTCACACCCCAG atgctcctagAAAAAATCATATGGCCAGTTGAGGACAGTGATCATGAAGACTTTGACTTAGACACCACCTGCCGCATCACTGGCTTTCTAAGGATGTTCATTGAAACAG CTTCATCAGGTACCCTGGCCCAGCTGCTGACATTCTGGGTTGGCTGGGAGATGCTTCCTCCTGAACTGAGAGTGGAGATTTCTGGGGGAACCCTTCCTACGTCCTCCACATGCTTTGAAACCCTAAAGCTGCCAGCTCATTTCAAACTCTACATGGACTTTGAGAAAGCACTTGTCGCTGCCATAAAAAGTACTGGATTTGGGCTTGTTTAA